DNA from Streptomyces sp. Edi4:
GCCCCGGGCAACTCGGATCTCTTTGGTATGTACCCCGGTGAATCCGGCATTCCGGAGCGCCTGCTCGAAGGCGGGAGAGGGCTGGGCCGACCAGACCGCCAGTACCCCTTCGGGTCTCAACCGCCGTGCGCAGTGGGCGAGTCCGGCCGGGGAGTACAGATGGTCGTTGCCCTCCGTGACGGTCCAGTCGGGCCCGTTGTCGATGTCCAGGCACAGCGCGTCGAAGGTGTCCTGGGCGGTACGTACGTAATCCACCAGATCGGCGTGGATGATCCGGGTACGCGAATCGGACAGGGACGGCCCGGAAATGGCGTGGAGTGGACCTGCGCGGTGCCAGTCGATGATGGCGTCCTCCCGCTCCACCACGGCGATTTGGCCCCAGCGCGGGTCCCTGACCGCATGTGCGAGGGAGAACCCGACGCCGAGCCCGCCGATGAGCAGCGAGGGGTGGGCGGTGCCGGGCGCGAGTGTGTCGTACGCCGCATCGATGAGCAGGCGCTCCGAGCGGCCGTCCGAAGTATCCATGAGGAAGCAGCCATTGGCGATGATCTCGAAATGCGTCCCGCGCCGGCGCAGTACGACTTCCCCGTGGGGTCCTTGGCGCCGATCGAGAGTGGCGATGTCGTCCATGCCCGTGAGGATGCCGTTCGTGGCGCCGCCGCGCACGTGAATTGCGGGCCCGGCCCGGCGCGCGCCGGACGCTGTGCCCACGGTTGGCCGGGCCGGGGGCCGGGTACGTGCCGGTAGCCCCTGACGCACAGGACGCGTCAAAGGTTGTCTGCTGTGGTGCACGCCATAGACGCGGCCGGAGTCGTTCGCGGAGGGTGTGCGTTGTAGGGACGTAAGCGAGTACGGAACACGGCCGGGCGACGCGGGCGCGGCTTGATGCGGGGCGCGGTTCGCCGCGGTCCGGGGAAGGGGCCTCACCCGGTGCACCCGCTCGAAACCCGCCCGCCCGCCCCTCCGACGAGCACGCCGCCCAACGCGACGCGGCGCAGGGTGCGTCCGGTTGCTGCCGTGCCTTCCGGGGCTGCGCTGCCTGCGGGTGCTGCCGTGCCTGCGGGTGCTGCTCTGTCTTCTGCGGGTGCGCTGCCCTCGGGTGCTTCGCTGCCTTCTGCGGCCGCCGTGCCTTCGGGTGCCGCCCTGTCTTCGGGTGCCGCCGTGTCTTCGGGTGCCGCCGTGCCTTCGGGTGTCGTCCTGTCTTCGGCTGCCGCTCTGCCTTCCGCCGCTGCTTTGCCTTCGGGTGCCGCTCTGCCGTCGGCTGCACCGTCTCCCGCCGCTTCCCTGCCTTCCGCTGCCGCGCTGGCGAGTGGCGCCCGGTCCGCCACAGCGCCCGGCACGGCGCCCGGCACGACCCTCGCCGCAGCCCCCGGCACGGCGACCGGTGGGCCGGCGGACGAGCCGGGCCCGGCGTTCGGCGTGGGCCGCGGGCTGGGCCGGATGCGGCGGGTGCTGCCGTCGCCCGCCGCCCCGTTCGCCTTCGGCTACGCCCTGCTGCTCCTGGCGACGTCGCTGTACGCCCAGTACGGCGACCGGGACACCGTGGACGCGCTGCTCCAGGGGTCGAGTACCGACGTGGCCCATCTCTCGACCCGGCCGGTCCTCGCGATCGTCGCCAGCGCGCTGTGGATCGCGGGCGGCGTCCTGTCGCCCTACGCGGTCGTCTTCGTCTTCGTCCTGGCCGCCCTGGAACACCGCATCGGCGGCTGGCGCACGGCGGGCGTCTTCCTGCTCGGGCACGTGATCGCCACCCTGGCCACCGAGATCCCGGTCGCGCTCTCCGTGCTGGCGGGTCAGCTGCCCGAGAGCTCGCTGCACCGCCTGGACTACGGCATCAGCTTCGGCCTGATGGCCACGGTGGGCGCCCTGGCGGGGCTGCTCGTGCCGCTCTTCCGCTGGACGATCCTGGCCGTGGTGGGAGTGCTGCTCGCGCAGGACCTCCTGGACATCGCCGATCCGCTGGCCGCGTGGGGCCATCCGATAGCGCTCCTGGTGGGTGTGGCGTGCTGGCCGGCGGTGCGCCGCGTGCGCCTCCCGGCGCAGCCGGGCTGACCACCGGCCGCCGTCACGCGCGGCCGCCGTCACTCGCCGACGCCCCACCGCCGTGGGGCCGCCCCGACCACGCGAGCACGTGCCACAACTGCTTGATGTACTGGAGTACTTCGTCCCGCGTGCCCCATGCGGCCCACGCGTGCGGCTCGCGCACGACGGCCGCAGCCGCGTGCCCGAGCACCCGGGCGTCGAGGAGGCCGTGCGGGGAGTGGGCGCGGCAGATCCACTCGGCGAGCGCCACCATGACCGCCCCCCGGAACCGCGCGTCCACTTCGTGCGGCGCCAGCACGAAGCCGGCGTGCCACTCCAGGGGCACGCCGGTCGAGGCGAGCAGCCGGGCCGTCCGGGTGCCCCGGAACGAGGGGTCGAGCACCAGCGCCTCGGCGTCCCGGCCCAGCACGATGGGACCGTGCACCTGGGCCTCGACGTGACCGTCGAGCACCCGCCCGTGCCCGCCGCGGCCCGGCCCGGGCGCGGCGCCGGGCGAGTGCGGGATCGCTTCCGGCGCATCCGGTGCCATGCCGCGCATATCCACACCGGCCTGCGCCAGGCCCGCGAGGACGCACGCGAAGGCGTCGGCGGTCCCCACGTCCGTGGGCCCGAGGTGGCTGTCCCCGTGACAGAACGTGGACCGCCGACTCACCTCGGTACGCAGCCGTACGTGACAGGAGCCGAAGCGGGGCGCGGCGCCGTCGGTGTGGCCGAACACGTTGAGCGCGCCGTACTTGGGCCGCTCCTCGGGCCGCACCCCCTGCCGGTGGTAGGCGCCCCCGAACAGCCCCCGCTCCCACTCGTCCCGCGCCCCGCCGGGGAACGCCGTCCGGCCGCCGTTGGACAGACCCGTCTCGTACTGGTTCCGGTAGACCCCGTCCTCGGCGAGCGCTTCGGCGACGGTGCGCCCGTCGGCGGGACGCAGCCGGTCCGGGTGGAAGTTGAGCGTGATGCGGGCGCGCCGCAGGACGGACGAGGCGAGCGCGTCCGCGTCCACCCAACCGAGCCGGCGCCCGGCCCCCGCCCGGCCCGCGCGCGCCAGGGCGCGAACGTGAGCGAGGGCGGCGGCCTGAGCGGGGGTGAGCGTCATGGTGGCGAAGGTAGGGGAGCGGGCCGCGGGACGGCGCGGGAATTTCGCGCTGGCCGTGTTCAGGCCGGGAGCGGAACCGCGTGGACCGTAAACCGGAGCCGCCGAACCGGGCCGCGTGGAGCCATGACCACACGGTTCCCGGGTGATCGCTCAGAGCGAACGGCTCTCGGGGAACATTCCTCCACTCACAAGCATTGAGTCGGCATAGCTCAACTTGACTGCCGAAGGGGAGATCATGGCTACCGAGTCCACGGCACCGTCCACACCGACCACCCTGCCCGTGCTGCCGCTCGACGACGAGGTCGTGCTGCCCGGGATGGTGGTGCCGCTCGATCTGTCCGATGCCGAGGTGCGGGCCGCCGTCGAGGCCGCGCAGGCCGCTGCCGGGCCGGACGGGGGCAAGCCGCAGGTGCTGCTCGTGCCGCGGGTCGACGGGACGTACGCCGCGACCGGTGTGCTCGGGACCGTCGAGCAGGTCGGGCGGCTCTCCGACGGTGACCCCGGCGCCCTCATCCGGGGCCGTCACCGCGTGCGGATCGGCGCCGGCACCACCGGGCCCGGCGCCGCCCTCTGGGTGGAGGGCACCCGGGTCGAGGAGACCCTGCCCGACCCCCTCCCGGGCCACGTGGCCGAGCTCGTCAAGGAGTACAAGGCCCTGGCCACCGCCTGGCTCAAGAAGCGCGGTGCCTGGCAGGTCGTCGACCGCGTCCAGCAGATCGAGGACGTCTCCGCGCTCGCCGACAACTCCGGATACTCGCCGTTCCTCACGACTGCCCAGAAGGTCGAACTCCTGGAGACGGCCGACCCGGTGGCCCGCCTCAAGCTGGCCACCGAGCAGCTGCGCGAACACCTCGCCGAGCAGGACGTCGCCGAGTCCATCGCCAAGGACGTCCAGGAAGGCGTGGACAGGCAGCAGCGCGAGTTCCTGCTGCGCCGCCAGCTCGACGCCGTGCGCAAGGAGTTGCGCGAGCTGAACGGGGAGGGCGGCGAGGAGGACGAGAGCGACGACTACCGCGCCCGCGTCGAGGCCGCCGACCTGCCCGAGAAGGTCCGCGAGGCCGCGCTCAAGGAGGTCGAGAAGCTGGAGCGCGCCAGCGACCAGTCGCCGGAGGGCTCCTGGATCCGCACCTGGCTCGACACCGTCCTCGAACTGCCGTGGAACGAGACCACGGACGACGTGTACGACATCCCGGGCGCCCGCGCGGTCCTGGACGCCGAGCACGCGGGCCTGAAGGACGTGAAGGAGCGCATCACCGAATACCTCGCGGTGCGCAAGCGCCGCGCCGAACGCGGGCTCGGGGTCGTCGGAGGCCGTCGCGGGGGCGCCGTGCTCGCGCTCGTCGGCCCGCCCGGCGTGGGCAAGACCTCGCTCGGCGAGTCAGTGGCGCACGCCATGGGCCGCAAGTTCGTGCGGGTCGCGCTCGGCGGCGTACGCGACGAGGCCGAGATCCGGGGTCACCGCCGCACCTATGTGGGCGCCCTGCCAGGACGGATCGTCCGGGCCATCAAGGAGGCCGGGTCGATGAACCCGGTCGTGCTGCTCGACGAGATCGACAAGGTGGGCTCCGACTTCCGGGGCGACCCGGCGGCCGCCCTGCTCGAAGTCCTCGACCCGGCGCAGAACCACACCTTCCGCGACCACTACCTGGAGGTCGAGCTCGACCTCAGCGACGTGGTGTTCCTCGCCACCGCCAACGTCCTCGAAGCCATCCCCGAGGCGCTGCTCGACCGCATGGAACTGGTCAGGCTCGACGGGTACACCGAGGACGAGAAGGTCGTCATCGCCCGCGACCACCTGCTGCCGCGCCAGTTGGAGCGGGCCGGTCTCGAAACCGGAGAGGTGGTTCTGGAGGAGGCCGCGCTGCGCGGGCTCGCGGGGGAGTACACCAGGGAGGCGGGCGTACGGAACCTGGAGCGCTCCATCGCGCGGCTGCTGCGCAAGGTGGCCGCCGAGCACGAACTGGGCCGGCGCGAGCTGCCGTTCACCATCACCCCCGACGGCCTGCGCGACCTGATCGGACGCCCGCACCACGTGCCCGAGTCCGCCCAGGACCCGGCCGAGCGGCGCACCGCGGTGCCCGGCGTGGCCACCGGACTCGCCGTCACCGGCGCCGGCGGCGACGTCCTGTTCGTGGAGGCCTCCCTCGCCGACGCGGAGACGGGCGCGGCGGGCCTGACCCTGACCGGTCAGCTCGGCGACGTGATGAAGGAGTCCGCGCGGATCGCGCTGAGCTTCCTGCGCTCGCACGGGGCCGAACTGGAGCTCCCCGTGGGGGACTTGAAGGACCGGGGCGTGCACGTCCACTTCCCGGCGGGCGCGGTCCCCAAGGACGGCCCGAGCGCCGGCATCACCCTGGTCACCGCGCTGTCCTCGCTCCTGTCCGGACGCCAGGTGCGCACCGACGTGGCGATGACCGGCGAGGTGTCGCTGACCGGCCGGGTGCTGCCGATCGGCGGGCTCAAGCAGAAGCTGCTCGCCGCGCACCGCGCCGGGATCACCACCGTGGTGATCCCCAAGCGCAACGAGGCCGACCTGGACGACGTCCCGCCGGAGGTCCTGGAGAAGCTGGAGGTCCACCCCGTGACCGACGTCCGCCAGGTCCTGGAGATCGCGCTCTCCCCGGCGCAGGTCGCGGTCGCCGCGGCGGCCTGAGCCCCGGGCCTTTCGCGCGGGAGGCCGCCGTCAGGCGCGGGTGGCCCGTTCGTACAGCGAGCGGGCCCCGGCGTCGAACAGGACGGCCGTCGACTCGGCGTCGGTGTCGCCGCCGCTGAGCACCCCGATGATCCGGCCCATGCGGTCCGGCCCCTGGTATCCGGTCAGCCAGGGGCTGCCGCTCGTGCCGTCCCAGAAGCCCCCGCAGCGCATCCGCATCATCGCGCCGACCTCGGTGTCCCGGTGGGAGTCGGTGGTGCACATGACGGGGCGGTTCTCGGGGTTGTGGTCCTCGACCGGGTAGCCGACGACGGTGACGCGCTGGTCGGGCCCCGCGCCCCAGTCCGGCGTCGAGGAGCCGACCACGCTCTGCACGCTGCGCCCGCGCGCGTCCGGTTCCAGTGTGAGGAAGGCGTAGTCGCCGGCGTCGTCCTGGTCCGTGGTCCAGCGGCCGTCGATCTGGGCGGCCCGTACCTTCCACTTCCCGTACGGATACGTCCCCTCCGCCGCCCCCGAGAAGCCCGGCGCGAACTCCAGCTGGTCGGCCGGATGGGCGGCGGCGCAGTGCGCGGCGGTGGCGATGACGTTGCCACGCGGACTGTTCACCACACTCGCCGTGCAGTAGTGGTCGCCGCCGCTGACAAGCACGCCGACCGAGGGAGTGAGGGGCGCCGGCACGGCGCTGGTCTGCGTGCCGCCCAACGGTGCCGTATCGGACTGGGGGGACGAGGCGGCGCGCCCGCCGCAGCCCGCTCCGGCCAGCAGTACGACGGCGACCGCCGCGACCGGGGCCACCGCCCGCTTCACCACTCCCAAGGTGCGCATGGTCTCCATCCTGACGCATGCGGGGCGCGGCATGGGCTCATGTGTGCGGTCCATGGCCCGTTCGGGGTGCGCGAAGGCCCCCGGCGCACGCGACGCCGGGGGCCCGTTCTCCTGTGACGGCCCGGTCAGCCGTTGGCCAGCGCCTGGAGCCGGTCGTACGCGCCGTTGAACCGGGAGTGGTCGCCCACGGTCGGGCCCGACGAGGTGTACTGCCACATCGTGTAGTAGTCCCAGCCGGCCGGGAGGGCGCCGGGGTCGGTGTTGTAGCGGGCGATCCAGAGCGGGTTGGTGGCCCCGAAGGCGCCGGAGTTCCCGGTGCACTGGCTCCACCAGCTGGTGGCGGTGTAGATCACGGCATCGCGGCCGGTGCGGGCCCGGTACTCGTTCACGAAGTCGCGGATCCAGCTGACCATCCCCGAAGCCGACTTGCCGTAGCAGGCGGCGCCGTACGGGTTCCACTCGATGTCGAGCGCGCCCGGCAGGGTCCGCCCGTCGCGCGACCAGCCGCCGCCGTGGTCCGCGAAGTAGTCGGCCTGGGCCGCGCCGCTCGTGGTGTCCGGGGTGGCGAAGTGGTAGGCGCCACGGATCATTCCCACGTCGTACGAGCCGTTGTACTGCTGCGGGAAGTTGGGGTTGTTGTAGTACGTGCCTTCGGTGGCCTTGACGTAGGCCCACTTCACGCCGCTGTTCGCCAGGGTGGACCAGGCGACGTTGCCGTTGTGGCTGCTGGTGTCGACGCCTTCGGTCTGGACGGTGCGCAGGTCGCGGGGCAGACCGCCCACCCCGTCGTGCGCGGCGACGCCCATGCCCAGGGTCGCGGTGCCGCGCGGAGGGGTGTCGGCGGCGCCGGAGGTGCCGGTGAAGCCGAGGACGAGGGTGAGGGAGGAGAGGAGGATCCCGGCCGCGGTGAGGGGTCCGCGGCGGGCCGTTCCGGATCTGTGCACGGGCATTGCGTGCCTCCGAAAGGCTCGGTGGGGGCTGGGACTTGACGGCCTGGGTCGACATGTCGGCGTATCGCTGTGGACATGTCAGAGATGACGCTACGCACGTAGACCGTTGGCGCGAAAGAGGCTTCAGGTTATGCCGATGGTTCAGACCTTTGGTGGCCGCGACACGCTGCGAGAACGGCGTGGCCTGGCGGAAACTTTCAGCCGCGCCCGGCCCGGGCGCCATCCGGGCCACGGGACGCACAGCCCGCTGGGAAATACTGTGCCGTCACGACACACCTATGGCATGGGAGCCGATGTGCACGGTCCGGATCCGGAGTTCCTGGCGCTCGAACGCGAGCTCGCCGTCTTTCTGCGGCGGGCCAGGGCCTCGTCCGGCGAGATGGCCCGTGAGGTCCACCCCGATCTCGAACCGGCGGCGTACGGGCTGCTCGTACGGCTCGACGAGGTGGGGCCGCAGCGCGCGACCGAGCTCGCCGGGTACTTCGGGGTGGGCAAGGCGACCATGAGCCGCCAGCTCCACGCCCTGGAAGACCTCGGGCTCGTGGCCCGCGAGCCCGACCCGGCGGACGGCCGCGCCTCCCTGGTCCGCATCACGCCGGAGGGTACGGCGAGGTTCGGGCGGGTGCGGGATGCTCGGCGCGAGCGGTATGTGCGGAAGCTGGCCAACTGGGACCGGGTGGAGATCTCGGAGCTGGCCCGCCTCCTCCACCAGCTGAACGCGGCTGCGGCGGACAATTAGGCCTGCGTTCGACCCTGCGGGTTCGCTTTGGGGTGCGGGTGGTGGTCGGTTCTCGCGCAGTTCCCCGCGCCCCTGACTATCCGGCGCTGGCCCGCACGGGCCTCCTCAGCCCATCCGGGATGAACCCCGGGAACCCCGGCTGCGGGCCGTGCGTGGCTGGGCGCGCAGTTCCCCGCGCCCCTGGCGGGGCTGGTGCTGGCCTGCATGGGCACCCTGAGCCCGTCCGGCGTTTGAGGACGAGCGCCCTTGAGGCGCGACGGGGTCTGGGGCGGAGCCCCAGGGAGCCGCACCTTTTGACCCGGGTGTCCGGGTGGGCGGGTGGGCAAACGCGCCGTCCGGCCCTGGCGCGCCTACACCTCCACCAGCACAACCGTCGCATCGTCGTGACGCTTCCCGGCGCCGAGGAACACCCGCTCCTCGTCCCCCGCCTCAAGCTCCCGCACCCGGGCGATCAGGCCCTCGGGGCCCGTTTTGTGGATCAGGGCCACGCAGTCCGCCCACGACCCCTCGCGGAACGTCTCGACCCAGCGGGTCGCGCCGTCCGTGAGGGCCGCCACCGCCCGCACCCCGGCCAGCGGCTCGCGTCCGGTCACCGCGCGCGCGGCCACCGACGGGTCGGCGGCCGCCGTGAAGAAGCCGCCCTCCTTGTTGCGGGCCAGTGCGTCCGCGAGCGCGTCGGACGCGAGGGAGGCCCGCGGCACCCGGTCGAGCCGGTCGTCCAGAACCGCCCGCACCGTGCCGTCGGCCGCTTCGATGAGCAGCGCCGAGTCCGACAGGACGAGATAGTCCAGCTCCGCCGCGTCCCACCGCGCGAGCACCACGGTTGCCTGAGGCGTACGAGGGTGAGAAAGGTCACACGTGTCGCGGTGGGCGTCCGCCGTGCGCCGTATGGACGCGGCCAGGATCTCGGTCAGCGTCATATCCTGCCGGGAAGCGGACAGTTCGGTCAAAGCGCCGCCGAGCCGTGCGGTGAACCAGGGCACGTCGTGCACGCAGTCGCCATTGCCGGGCAGCGGCGTGACGCCGTCGAGGACCACCAGCACGCCGCCCAGTCCGCACGCGGGCAGTGCCGTGGCGGCCCAGTCCTCGTTGGGGTGGTCAAGGCGGCCGGGAAGGGAGGCGAGCTCGATGTGCATGCCGGCCAGTCTGCACGACGCTTTCACGACGCCTCCACGCACGCCGCCGCAGCGCCGGACGGCCCGTCAATTGGCCCGTACCAGCAGGCGAACCCGGCTCATCTCGGGAGGAATCCGCCACTCCGCCCAGCTGTGGGCGGGCATCCTGCCAAAGCCCGCGCGGAACTTCCAACCGACGTCTCATCGGGGCGTGAGCGGGCACGCTCCCAGAGTTGATGGTCAACTCCGAAGTGATGTTCACTCGTTCAGGTGGCCGAGCAGTGACTACTCGTCATGACCAGTCGTCACCTTGGCTTCCTTGGTGGACTGGCAAACACGAGTGAAGGTTGAGAGCACCGGTGCAGAACAAGCGGCCTCGGGGCGACGACGGCACACGCGCGCAGCGCCCCGCACGGGTGCGGAGCCGCCTGGTCGTCTCCGTCGCCGTCGTCTCCCTCATCGTGCTCGGAGCCGGTGCGCCCACCCTGTTCGCGGCCTCCGCGGACCTCACCGATTCCCAGCACCTGGCCACCCTGGCCCAGTTGAACCAGCAGACGGTCAGCCTCGCCCACGCCCTGGGAGACGAGCGGGACGGCGTCACGCAGTACATCGCGGCCGGCCGGCCCAGCGGCCAGGACGCGGCCCTCAAGGAGCCCGCCGCCCGGGTGGACCGCCGGATCGACGAGCTGCGCGCCACCGCCCCCGCGAGCCTCGCGCGTGACCTCGCCACGGTGCCCGCCGTGCGCCGCGCCGCGCTCACCGGCAAGGGCGGCGCCCTGGAGGCGCAGAAGGCGTACTCCGGCGTCATCGCCTCGCTCCTCGCCGTCGCCGACGAGCTCGCCGACCGTACGCCCCCGCGCGCGGCCGACGCCGTCCGGGCGCCCGGCGCGCTGGAGCGGGCGGTCGAGCAGGCATCGGCGACCCGTGGGCTGCTGCTCGGCGCGCTCTCGGTGCCGGCGGGCCCGGCCGCCAAGACGTTCGACCCGGCCACCGGCAAGTACGTACAGAAGGAGAAGGACGACGGCGACGCGGCCCGGGCGCGGGACGCGCTGAGCGCCGCCGCCCAGCAGGCGCACGTACGCGAGCAGTCCGCGCTGGCCGACTTCGACCAGGCCGCGGGCGCCGACGCCCGTGACAAGGTCGCCGCGACCGTCACCGGACCCGAGGTGGAGGCGGCCGACGGCTACCTCACCCGCCTCACCGACCAGTCCCAGCTCAGCGCCACCGAACGCAAAACCGACCCGGACGCGGTGGGCGCCGCGCTCTCCGCGCGGCTCGACCGGATGCGCGGCGCGGAGGCGGCGCTGGCCACCGCGCAGGTCAAGCGGTTCGAGCAGCTGCGCGACGACGACGTGAGCGCCCTTGAGCTCCGGGTCGGCCTGATCGGCGCGCTGTTGCTGCTCGCCATCGCCGTCAGCGCCGCCACCGCCCGCAGCCTGACCCGCCCGCTCGCCGTAGTGCGGCGCGGCTCGGCCCGTCTCGCCCAGGCGCCGGCGAGCGAGGAGCCGGTGCGCTTCACCGGGCGCAACGACGAGTTCGCCCAGGTCGTGCGCTCCCTC
Protein-coding regions in this window:
- a CDS encoding rhomboid-like protein, encoding MGRGLGRMRRVLPSPAAPFAFGYALLLLATSLYAQYGDRDTVDALLQGSSTDVAHLSTRPVLAIVASALWIAGGVLSPYAVVFVFVLAALEHRIGGWRTAGVFLLGHVIATLATEIPVALSVLAGQLPESSLHRLDYGISFGLMATVGALAGLLVPLFRWTILAVVGVLLAQDLLDIADPLAAWGHPIALLVGVACWPAVRRVRLPAQPG
- a CDS encoding lysozyme produces the protein MPVHRSGTARRGPLTAAGILLSSLTLVLGFTGTSGAADTPPRGTATLGMGVAAHDGVGGLPRDLRTVQTEGVDTSSHNGNVAWSTLANSGVKWAYVKATEGTYYNNPNFPQQYNGSYDVGMIRGAYHFATPDTTSGAAQADYFADHGGGWSRDGRTLPGALDIEWNPYGAACYGKSASGMVSWIRDFVNEYRARTGRDAVIYTATSWWSQCTGNSGAFGATNPLWIARYNTDPGALPAGWDYYTMWQYTSSGPTVGDHSRFNGAYDRLQALANG
- a CDS encoding spermidine synthase, which produces MDDIATLDRRQGPHGEVVLRRRGTHFEIIANGCFLMDTSDGRSERLLIDAAYDTLAPGTAHPSLLIGGLGVGFSLAHAVRDPRWGQIAVVEREDAIIDWHRAGPLHAISGPSLSDSRTRIIHADLVDYVRTAQDTFDALCLDIDNGPDWTVTEGNDHLYSPAGLAHCARRLRPEGVLAVWSAQPSPAFEQALRNAGFTGVHTKEIRVARGVPDVVHLGVRPA
- a CDS encoding DUF3626 domain-containing protein, whose protein sequence is MTLTPAQAAALAHVRALARAGRAGAGRRLGWVDADALASSVLRRARITLNFHPDRLRPADGRTVAEALAEDGVYRNQYETGLSNGGRTAFPGGARDEWERGLFGGAYHRQGVRPEERPKYGALNVFGHTDGAAPRFGSCHVRLRTEVSRRSTFCHGDSHLGPTDVGTADAFACVLAGLAQAGVDMRGMAPDAPEAIPHSPGAAPGPGRGGHGRVLDGHVEAQVHGPIVLGRDAEALVLDPSFRGTRTARLLASTGVPLEWHAGFVLAPHEVDARFRGAVMVALAEWICRAHSPHGLLDARVLGHAAAAVVREPHAWAAWGTRDEVLQYIKQLWHVLAWSGRPHGGGASASDGGRA
- a CDS encoding MarR family transcriptional regulator; translated protein: MGADVHGPDPEFLALERELAVFLRRARASSGEMAREVHPDLEPAAYGLLVRLDEVGPQRATELAGYFGVGKATMSRQLHALEDLGLVAREPDPADGRASLVRITPEGTARFGRVRDARRERYVRKLANWDRVEISELARLLHQLNAAAADN
- the lon gene encoding endopeptidase La, coding for MATESTAPSTPTTLPVLPLDDEVVLPGMVVPLDLSDAEVRAAVEAAQAAAGPDGGKPQVLLVPRVDGTYAATGVLGTVEQVGRLSDGDPGALIRGRHRVRIGAGTTGPGAALWVEGTRVEETLPDPLPGHVAELVKEYKALATAWLKKRGAWQVVDRVQQIEDVSALADNSGYSPFLTTAQKVELLETADPVARLKLATEQLREHLAEQDVAESIAKDVQEGVDRQQREFLLRRQLDAVRKELRELNGEGGEEDESDDYRARVEAADLPEKVREAALKEVEKLERASDQSPEGSWIRTWLDTVLELPWNETTDDVYDIPGARAVLDAEHAGLKDVKERITEYLAVRKRRAERGLGVVGGRRGGAVLALVGPPGVGKTSLGESVAHAMGRKFVRVALGGVRDEAEIRGHRRTYVGALPGRIVRAIKEAGSMNPVVLLDEIDKVGSDFRGDPAAALLEVLDPAQNHTFRDHYLEVELDLSDVVFLATANVLEAIPEALLDRMELVRLDGYTEDEKVVIARDHLLPRQLERAGLETGEVVLEEAALRGLAGEYTREAGVRNLERSIARLLRKVAAEHELGRRELPFTITPDGLRDLIGRPHHVPESAQDPAERRTAVPGVATGLAVTGAGGDVLFVEASLADAETGAAGLTLTGQLGDVMKESARIALSFLRSHGAELELPVGDLKDRGVHVHFPAGAVPKDGPSAGITLVTALSSLLSGRQVRTDVAMTGEVSLTGRVLPIGGLKQKLLAAHRAGITTVVIPKRNEADLDDVPPEVLEKLEVHPVTDVRQVLEIALSPAQVAVAAAA
- a CDS encoding trypsin-like serine protease, with the translated sequence MRTLGVVKRAVAPVAAVAVVLLAGAGCGGRAASSPQSDTAPLGGTQTSAVPAPLTPSVGVLVSGGDHYCTASVVNSPRGNVIATAAHCAAAHPADQLEFAPGFSGAAEGTYPYGKWKVRAAQIDGRWTTDQDDAGDYAFLTLEPDARGRSVQSVVGSSTPDWGAGPDQRVTVVGYPVEDHNPENRPVMCTTDSHRDTEVGAMMRMRCGGFWDGTSGSPWLTGYQGPDRMGRIIGVLSGGDTDAESTAVLFDAGARSLYERATRA